A genomic segment from Saimiri boliviensis isolate mSaiBol1 chromosome 14, mSaiBol1.pri, whole genome shotgun sequence encodes:
- the HAUS5 gene encoding HAUS augmin-like complex subunit 5 — MELAQEARELGCWAAEEMGVPVAARAPESTLRRLCLGQGADIWAYIMQHVHSQRTVKKIRGNLLWYGHQDSPQVRRKLELEAAVTRLRAEIQELNQSLELMERDTEAQDTAMEQALQHTQDTQRRALLLRAQAGAMRRQQLRLQDPMQRLQNQLRRLQDMERKAKVDVTFGSLTAAALGLEPVVLRDVRAACTLRAQFLQNLLLPQAKRGSLPTPHDDHFGTSYQQWLSSVEMLLTNHPPGHVLAALEHLAAEREAEIRSLCSGDGLGDTEMSRSQAPDQSDSSQTLPSMVHLIQEGWQTVGALVSQRSALLKEHQVLTQRLQSLVEEVERRALGSSERQAWILGLRGCGLWVELKALRAQSQELEDAAGHRQLLRRELQAKQLRILRWRQRVEETQEQIRLLIKGNSASKTRLCQSPGEVLALVERKVVPASEAVAPQSRELLRCLEEEAQHLPHVLLGPLLRHSPGELKPLPTVLPSIHQLHPTSPKGSSLIALSHTLGLPPGKASELLLPAAASLRQDLLFLQDQQGLRCWDLLHMKTSLPPGPSTQELLQIQASQEKEQKENLGQALKRLEQLLKQALERIPELQRVVADWWEQPGQAALSEELCQGLSLPQWRLRWVQAQGALQKLCS, encoded by the exons ATGGAGCTAGCACAGGAAGCGCGGGAACTGGGTTGCTGGGCGGCCGAAGAGATGGGGGTGCCCGTGGCGGCCCGGGCCCCGGAATCGACTTTGCGCAG GCTGTGTCTGGGCCAGGGGGCTGACATCTGGGCCTACATCATGCAGCATGTGCACAGTCAGAG GACTGTCAAGAAGATCCGGGGAAACCTACTCTG GTATGGCCACCAAGACAGTCCACAG GTCCGTCGGAAGTTAGAGCTGGAAGCTGCTGTGACCCGCCTGCGGGCAGAGATCCAGGAGCTCAACCAGAGCCTGGAGCTGATGGAGCGAGATACTGAGGCTCAGG ACACGGCCATGGAGCAGGCACTTCAGCACACACAAGACACCCAGCGTCGAGCCCTCCTCCTCCGGGCCCAAGCTGGGGCCATGCGAAGACAGCAGCTTAGGCTCCAAGATCCCATGCAGCGGCTGCAGAATCAACTGAGGCGCCTGCAGGACATGGAGAG GAAAGCCAAAGTAGATGTGACCTTTGGATCCCTGACGGCGGCAGCTCTGGGCCTGGAGCCTGTGGTCCTG CGTGATGTCCGAGCAGCCTGCACCCTCCGGGCCCAGTTCCTGCAGAACCTCCTGCTTCCCCAGGCCAAGAGGGGCAGCCTCCC AACACCTCATGATGACCACTTTGGCACTTCCTACCAGCAGTGGCTAAGCTCCGTGGAG ATGCTGCTGACAAACCACCCCCCCGGCCACGTCCTGGCTGCCTTGGAGCACCTGGCTGCAGAGCGGGAGGCAGAGATTCGGTCGCTGTGCAGTGGGGATGGGCTTGGTGATACAGAGATGTCCAG GTCCCAGGCCCCGGACCAGTCAGACTCCAGCCAGACCCTACCGTCCATGGTTCATCTCATCCAG GAGGGCTGGCAGACTGTGGGTGCACTGGTCTCCCAACGGAGTGCCCTCCTGAAGGAGCATCAAGTCCTGACCCAGCGCCTCCAGAGCCTGGTGGAAGAGGTGGAGAGACGTGCCTTAGGATCCAGCGAGAG GCAGGCATGGATACTGGGGCTTCGGGGCTGTGGCCTGTGGGTGGAGCTCAAGGCCCTGCGTGCTCAGAGCCAGGAGCTGGAGGATGCAGCCGGGCATCGGCAGCTCCTGCGGAGGGAGCTACAGGCCAAGCAGCTGCGGATCCTGCGCTGGCGCCAGCGGGTG GAGGAGACACAGGAACAGATCCGCCTGCTCATCAAGGGAAACTCGGCCAGCAAGACCCGCCTGTGCCAGAGCCCAGGGGAG GTGCTGGCTCTGGTCGAGCGAAAGGTGGTCCCTGCATCTGAGGCAGTGGCCCCGCAGAGCCGGGAGCTGCTGCGCTGTCTGGAGGAGGAAGCCCAGCATCTGCCCCATGTTCTGTTGGGCCCGCTGCTGCGGCACAGCCCTGGAGA gttGAAGCCCCTGCCCACGGTCCTACCGTCCATCCATCAGCTGCACCCCACGTCCCCAAAGGGCTCCAGCCTCATAGCGCTGAGCCACACGCTGGGGCTGCCCCCAGGGAAG gccTCAGAGCTGCTCCTGCCAGCAGCTGCCTCTCTTCGCCAGGACCTTCTGTTCCTGCAGGACCAGCAGGGCCTCCGGTGCTGGGATCTACTCCACATGAAGACCAGCCTGCCACCAGGCCCTTCCACCCAGG AGCTGCTGCAGATCCAGGCATCCCAGGAAAAGGAGCAGAAAGAGAACCTGGGGCAGGCTCTCAAGAGGCTGGAGCAGCTGCTGAAACAGGCGCTGGAGCGAATCCCTGAACTGCAGAGGGTCGTGGCGGACTG GTGGGAGCAGCCAGGCCAGGCTGCCCTCTCTGAGGAGCTCTGCCAGGGCCTCTCCCTGCCCCAGTGGCGGCTGCGCTGGGTTCAGGCCCAGGGAGCCCTGCAGAAGCTGTGCAGCTGA
- the PMIS2 gene encoding transmembrane protein PMIS2 — protein sequence MAPKTPPAAQPAPDAPAAPGTPAAPGDTAAPGAPAAPGAPAAAGAPATPGVPAAPGTPAAPGAPAAPGAPAAPGAPAAAPKKPEEPTQTPEELAFYAPNHMCLTILAIFLFPPLGLAALYFSFQTNKANQNSEWEEAYTNSGRAGWLGAFAVMIGLGLIYGLILYY from the exons ATGGCCCCGAAAACTCCTCCTGCCGCCCAGCCTGCTCCTGACGCGCCAGCTGCCCCAGGCACGCCAGCTGCTCCAGGCGACACCGCTGCCCCTGGTGCCCCCGCTGCCCCTGGTGCCCCCGCTGCCGCAGGTGCTCCAGCTACTCCAGGTGTTCCAGCTGCCCCAGGTACTCCAGCTGCCCCAGGTGCTCCAGCTGCCCCAGGTGCTCCAGCTGCCCCAGGTGCCCCAGCTGCGGCGCCCAAAAAGCCAGAAGAGCCTACACAGACACCAGAGGAACTAGCATTTTATGCCCCGAACCACATGTGTTTGACCATCTTGGCTATATTTTTATTCCCTCCGCTTGGACTTGCAGCTCTGTACTTCTCTTTCCAG ACCAACAAGGCCAACCAGAACAGCGAATGGGAAGAAGCTTATACCAACTCAGGCCGAGCTGGTTGGCTGGGTGCATTCGCAGTAATGATCGGCTTAGGCCTCATTTATGGCTTAATCCTGTATTATTGA